One genomic region from Entelurus aequoreus isolate RoL-2023_Sb linkage group LG14, RoL_Eaeq_v1.1, whole genome shotgun sequence encodes:
- the cnpy1 gene encoding protein canopy-1, translating to MAPCMVDMMMMLMMLMVVFICCCQAKRDQTLYCSACRAVVDELKHSISQVDPKKTINVGSFRLQPDGSMTDKKVPLARSHTHLSELLDGVCDSMSDYALHVDPDTRQRRYLRFAPRSSGAPGAFPDLKNFHFDGPEAPNALKFACESVVEELEDDIIALFSQEEEEAHTQLCKNVSDYCRGSSHTHEDL from the exons ATGGCGCCATGCATGGTggacatgatgatgatgttgatgatgttgatggTCGTCTTCATCTGCTGCTGCCAGGCGAAGCGGGACCAAACGCTCTACTGCTCAG CATGCCGTGCGGTTGTGGATGAATTAAAGCACTCCATCAGCCAAGTGGACCCCAAGAAGACCATCAACGTTGGCAGCTTCAGACTCCAGCCAGATGGATCCATGACGGACAAGAAG GTGCCCCTCGCTCGCTCCCACACTCACCTGAGCGAACTCCTGGACGGGGTGTGCGACTCCATGAGTGACTACGCGCTGCACGTGGACCCGGACACCCGGCAGAGACGCTACCTTCGCTTTGCACCCAGGAGCAGCGGGGCCCCCGGGGCCTTTCCCGACCTGAAGAACTTCCACTTCGATGGCCCTGAGGCCCCCAATGCCCTGAAGTTCGCA TGTGAGAGCGTGGTGGAGGAGCTGGAGGATGACATCATCGCTCTGTTCAGccaggaagaggaggaggcacACACACAATTATGCAAGAATGTCTCAG ACTATTGTAGAGGCAGCAGTCACACACATGAAGACTTGTAG